A part of Liolophura sinensis isolate JHLJ2023 chromosome 1, CUHK_Ljap_v2, whole genome shotgun sequence genomic DNA contains:
- the LOC135466358 gene encoding erlin-2-B-like, protein MPPALTFLAIVFAFMGIILNFSIHKIEEGHVGVYYRGGALLTSTSNPGYHFMLPLLTSFRSVQTTLQTDEVKNVPCGTSGGVIIYFDRIEVVNQLDSQAVYETVKNYTADYDRTLIYNKIHHELNQFCSVHNLQEVYINLFDQIDENLKKALQEDLNDMAPGLYVRSVRVTKPKIPEQIRKNYEMMEAEKTKLLIVNEKQKVVEKEAETDRKRALIEAEKIAQVAKIQWQQKIMEKESEQKIAEIEDLTHLAREKARADAEFYKAAKEAESNRVRLTPEYLEMIRYQAIAGNSKIYFGKDIPDMFMGYEPLVEDSLRTSQKSISKNSP, encoded by the exons ATGCCTCCAGCTCTCACCTTCTTAGCTATCGTATTTGCATTTATGGGAATAATACTAaatttctccatccataaaataGAAGAAGGCCATGTGGGAGTGTATTACAGG GGAGGGGCTTTGCTGACCTCAACAAGCAATCCGGGTTATCACTTCATGTTACCGTTGTTGACATCTTTCAGAAGTGTACAG ACAACGTTACAAACAGATGAAGTTAAAAATGTTCCGTGTGGAACAAG tggtGGTGTTATAATATATTTTGATCGCATTGAAGTTGTAAATCAGCTGGATTCTCAAGCAG tatATGAGACAGTGAAGAATTACACAGCTGATTATGACAGGACTTTGATATACAACAAAATCCACCATGAGCTGAATCAGTTTTGCAGTGTTCACAATCTCCAGGAGGTCTACATTAATCTGTTTG ATCAGATTGATGAGAACCTGAAGAAAGCTTTACAGGAAGACCTAAACGACATGGCGCCTGGCCTGTATGTCAGGAGTGTCAGAGTAACCAAACCCAAAATACCAGAACAGATCAGGAAAAACTATGAAATGAT GGAAgcagagaaaacaaaacttcTAATCGTTAACGAAAAACAGAAAGTTGTTGAAAAGGAGGCAGAGACGGACAGAAAGAGAGCTCTTATTG AGGCGGAGAAGATTGCTCAAGTGGCTAAAATTCAGTGGCAGCAGAAAATCATGGAAAAGGAGTCTGAACAAAAGATAGCTGAAATTGAAG ACTTAACTCACTTGGCAAGAGAAAAGGCGCGGGCTGATGCAGAGTTTTACAAGGCAGCTAAGGAGGCTGAGAGCAACAGG GTGCGTCTCACCCCGGAGTACTTGGAAATGATCAGATACCAGGCTATAGCCGGCAATAGCAAAATTTACTTTGGCAAAGACATCCCAGACATGTTTATGGGCTATGAGCCTTTGGTTGAAGATTCCCTCAGAACTTCACAG AAGTCAATCAGCAAGAACTCACCCTAA